The following DNA comes from Skermanella rosea.
GCTGCGGGATCTCTGCCGGACGAGCCGCGGCCCCCTTGCGCTGAACCATCGAGCCGAGCGCGTCGAGACGATTAGGCTTGCTCATTTGCTTATCTCCTTATTTAGCTGCTTACGCAGATACGCAACAAGCTCGTGGATCTCGGTCGAAGCCGGCCCGTCGCCGACCTCGACCACGGCGCGGCCGTCGAGCGCGGCGGTCGGGAATTCGACGCGATCGTGAATGACCGTGGGCGAGACCTTGCCGTGCTGCGCGAGGGCGGGGATCGTCTCAAGCGCCAGCCGGGTGCGCTTCTTCGCCTGAGAGACCACGAACACGAAGTTGCGCCCCGCCGCCTCGATCATGTCGAGCGTCGGACCGACCGCATCGAGGTCGTCCGGGGTCGGCCGCACCGGCACGACAACCAGGTCGGCGAGACCGATCACGTCCGAGACGAAGGCATGGGCCGATGGCGGGGTATCGATCAGCACCATCTTGACGCCAGCCGCGCGTAAAGCCTCCAGGGTTGCCGGCAGGCCGTTGTCGATGCCGACGAGCACCGGCGCCTCGGCTTCCCTGCGGTTCCACCAAGCGGTCAGACTGCCCTGCGGATCGGTGTCAATCAGCGCCACATCCTCCCCCAACGCCACGGCTAGGTTCCGGGTGATGGTGGTCTTGCCGGAGCCACCCTTCTGCGATGCCACAACAATCGTCTGCATGTGCCCCTCTGCGTAAATG
Coding sequences within:
- a CDS encoding ParA family protein, with translation MQTIVVASQKGGSGKTTITRNLAVALGEDVALIDTDPQGSLTAWWNRREAEAPVLVGIDNGLPATLEALRAAGVKMVLIDTPPSAHAFVSDVIGLADLVVVPVRPTPDDLDAVGPTLDMIEAAGRNFVFVVSQAKKRTRLALETIPALAQHGKVSPTVIHDRVEFPTAALDGRAVVEVGDGPASTEIHELVAYLRKQLNKEISK